DNA from Arthrobacter sp. PvP023:
CCATTTCGGTTCCGTGTTCGTCCTGGCCCTGGCACAGCGCGCCGAGGGCCGCTCCCCCTACGGTTCAGACCCCTCAGCCACACCCGCCATGGTGGCCGACGAACAGATCCACGAGGAAGTAGTCCGCGGACTGGCCACCCGTGGCCGGAACCGGCTGGCGGGCTCCTTCAGGGCCGCCGTTTTCGGCGCGAATGACGGCCTGGTCAGCAACCTCTCCCTGGTCATGGGAATGGCCGCGTCCGGAGTCGGCAGCCAGGTGGTGCTCCTGAGCGGCGTGGCCGGTCTCCTTGCCGGAGCACTGTCGATGGGCGCCGGCGAGTTCATCTCAGTCCGTTCCCAGCGGGAGCTGCTTGCCGCAACCCGTCCCACCCAGATCACCCTGTCCGCGGCCCCGCGGCTGGACCTCGAACACAATGAGCTGCTGCTGGTGTACCTGGCCCGCGGCATGTCCCGGGAAGCCGCCGAACACCGCGTGGCGGAACGGACGGGCCTGCTGGATTGCGACTGCGACCCCAGCCTGTCGCTCCAACCTGAACTCCCCGACGCCGAGGACCAGCACGAAGCCGTTGGCACCGCGTGGAGTGCGGCGGCATCGAGCTTCTGCTTCTTCGCCTCAGGCGCCATCATTCCGATCATCCCCTTCGTCCTTGGCATGACGGGCGTGGCAGCGCTTGCCGTTTCCGCCGTTCTGGTGGGGATGGCCCTCCTGCTGACTGGCGGCGTCGTCGGCCTGCTGTCCGGGACCTCCCCGACCAGCCGCGGTTTCCGGCAGCTGGCCATCGGCATGGGCGCGGCCGCCGTCACCTACCTCCTCGGAATGGCGTTCGGCGCGGTGGTGGCCTAGTGGAGGGTCCGCAACCGCGGCAACGCCGGCCGCGGCATGCGGGCAGGCTGGGCACGCCGCTCCGGATCCTGCGCACAGCGGCACTCACCGCCTTGATCGCAGCGGCAGCTTTCACGGCGGCCGGCCTGTTTTACGGAGACCCCCGTTTCGTGGGGCTCTTCCAGTTCCGCAACAGCATCGCCCCCGACGGACAGGCCGCCGAGCAGCAGCCGGGCGTCGTCGCGGAGAGTGTCAACGCGGATGCCCCTCCCCCGGGACTCGAGGAAGCGGAATCACCGCTGGGAACGGCGGAGGAACCGCCCTCAGCCAGTGATTCCTTCAAGTTCCTGGCCACGAACGACGACGGGACGCCCGTGGGCTATTCTCCCTGCCGTCCGCTGCACTACGTCGTCAATGCCGGTCTGGCGCCCGCGGGGGCGGAAGACCTGGTGGAAAACGCCATTGGCACGATTTCTCGTGCCACGGGTATCCGGTTCATCAACGACGGCCCCTCCACCGAAGCGCCCGCCGAGGAACGCGACCCCTACCAGCCTGAAACATACGGCGAGCGCTGGGCACCGCTCCTCATCGCGTGGACCACCCCGGAGGCCGCGCCGAAGCTGAAGGGGCAGGTGATCGGCACCGGCGGCAGCACCCACTACAGCTTCGACGGCGGCCCGAAGACCTTCGTGACCGGCAGCCTGGACCTCGACGCCCCGCAGATCGCCGGCGAACTCGAGCGGCCGCAAGGCTCTGCCTACGCCACCGCCGTGATCCTGCACGAGCTCTCCCATGTGATGGGGCTGGAGCACGTTGATGACCCCCTGCAGCTGATGTACCCGGAAATCGGTACTCCGGACGGCCTTGCCGCCGGCGACCTCAACGGCCTCTACCAGCTGGGCAGGACCACCTGCCGCAAGGACCTTTAAGCACGCCGCTAACCTGCCACAATGCCGAGGGCTTCCTCCACTGTGTCCACCAGGAAGATCCTGTCCGCCATCGCGCTGCCCGAGGCCAGGCTCTGCAGCAACGGCCAGGCAGGATAGCGGCGCTGCCAGTGTTCGCGGCCCACGAGGACCATGGGCGTGACGGTTTCGGAGGCGCCGTAGTAGTTCTCGCAGGCGTCCTGGAAGATTTCCTGCAGGGTGCCGGCGGACCCGGGGAGGAAGATCACTCCGCCGTCGCACAGCTCCAGCAGGATCGCCTCCCGGATCGCGTTGGCGAAATACTTTGCGATGTGGGTGGCGAAATAGTTGGGCGGCTCATGGCCGTAGAACCAGGTGGGAACGCCCAGCGACGGGCTGCCGTCCGGATAGCGTTCGACGACGGCGGCAGCCGTCCGCGCCCACGCGGACACTGAGGGCCGGAACCCCGGCACGGCTTCCAGCTGCGCCAACGCTGCATGGAAGTCCGCGTCCGGCAGTTCGCTGAGGTAGGCGCCCATGTTGGCGGCCTCCATGGCGCCGGGTCCGCCGCCGGTGGCCACCACCCGTCCGCTCCTGGTGAGAAGCCGCCCGGCGAGGGCGGCTTCCTCGAAGACCGGCGTTCCGCGCCCCGCCGTGTGGCCGCCCATCACCCCCACCATCGGACGGCCCCGGCACACTTCGGAGCGTGTCAGCTCGTCAAGGGCGTCACCGATCGAGTGGTCATGCAGTGCCGCGGCGAGCGTGGCGTCCAGCCGTTGCCGCTGGCCCGGCCGGATGCTCCACTGGTAGATCCGGGCGTCCAGCGTTGATTCGTACCGGCCGCCCGGCGGACCGAAGTAGAGCTCCTGCGGTGAGTAGAGCTGCCCGCGGTAAGGATTGAAGGGAACGGTTTCCAACTTGGGGAAGATGAGCGCACCCCGGCTCCGGAGCGAATCCTCTACGCCGTCCTCGAAAGTGCAGCCAAGGAAGATGGCGCCTTGCGCGTCCATGGCTTCCAGCGGAGCGGTGCGGCCGCGGAGGTCCAGGGACTGGGCATGCCAGCCCCGCATGCTGCGGACCCCCGCGTTCACCAGCCGGTCGAAGTTTTCCAGGCTTTCGACCTCAAGGGTTCTGGGGCTGGGCCTCAGGCTGCGGGCAGCGTTCATGGAGCCAGCCTAGTTGTCAGCTGACCTGCAGTCCTCCGTTGATGTCATACGTGGCGGCGGTGATGTAGCCCGAATCCTGCCCAAGCAAGAAGGAGATCAGCGCGGCCACTTCCTCACGGGTTCCTACCCGTCCCATCATGATGCCCTCTGACATCTGGGCCTTGCGCTCGTCGGTCAGGGTGCCGCCCATGATGTCGGTGTCGATGGGGCCCGGTGCGATCGCGTTGACGGTGACGCCGAACTCGCCAACTTCCCGGGCAAGGGCACGGGTGAAGCCGATGATTCCGGCCTTTGAAGCGCTGTAGGCAACCTTGGAGTAGGTGCCGCCGCCGCGCTGGGCGGAAATCGAGGAAATGCTCACAATGCGGCCAAGCTTGCGCTCGATCATTCCCTTGAGCACCCGCTGGGACACGATGAAGGTGCCGCGCATGTTGATGGCGAAAACCTTGTCCCATTCCTCCACGGTGGTTTCCATGAAGGTGGTCGGCGAGCTGATGCCCGCCAGGTTTGCGAGTGCGACGATGGGCGGCAGCGATTCTTCGATTTCGCTGATCGCACGGTCCACCGAGGCGGCATCGGAAACGTCGGCGCCCACTCCGATGGCTTTCACGGCGCGGTTGGATCCGATCTCGGCAGCCGCGGCCTTGGCGTCCTCGGCATTGATGTCCAGGATGGCGATTGACCAGCCCTCGCTGGCCATCCGGTCCGCAGCTGCGCGGCCGATGCCGCGGGCGGAAGCTGCCCCGGTCAGGACAACGGTGCGTTCGGCGGGAAATGAGGTGGTTGTCATGGTGTGTCTTTCGTCGGGATTCGTTGGTGTTCGGTCGATCAGGAGCGGGTTTTGGCCGGGTTTACATTCACGGCTGCTGCGGCGGCAACTGCGGGATCCAGGGCGGCATCGCCTTCCGGCCGCTTCCGGGCGTAGAGGTAGGTGGCCACTGCGGTGACGCACAGGCAGAAGGAGAGGAAGAGCAGGCCGCTCTGGTTGTTGCCTGTGGCGTCTTTGAGCATGCCGACGGCGTACGGTGCCACGAAGCCGCCAAGGTTTCCCAGGGAGTTGACCAGGGCCAGCCCGGACGCGGCGGCTGCACCGGTGAGCGCCGCGGACGGCATGGACAGGAACGGCGCGATGGCTCCGTAGATCCCCATGGCGGAGACCGTGAGGGCAATCAGGGCCAGGATGGGGTTGACCGGGAGCAGGTACCCGGCCGCAAGGAGGCCCATGCCGGCGAGAACCATGCTGACGGCAGTGTGCCAGGCGCGCTTTCCGGTCCGGTCCGCCCGCTTGCTCCAGAAGTACACAAAGACTGCGGCGACGGCGTAGGGAACGAACACGATGAATCCCACTTCGGCGGTGGAGAACTTGCCCAGTGCGGCAACAATGGTGGGCATCCAGAGACCAAGGCCGTAGATGCCGCAGACCAGGCCGAAGTACAGGGCCGAGTAGACCAGCGTGCGCTTGTCCTTCAGGCCGGCGAGGAAGTTGTGCTTTCCGCCCTTGGACTTGGCGGCCAGTTCGGCCTCCATGGTGGTGGCCAGCCATTCGCGCTCGTCAGTGTTGAGCCACTTGGCGTCCCGCGGGCGGTCCGTCATCAGGATCGGGGTCAGCAGGCCCAGGAGGATGGCAGGGATGCCTTCGATGATGTA
Protein-coding regions in this window:
- a CDS encoding VIT1/CCC1 transporter family protein; this encodes MSQHAKSDHHHALPAHRTAAGAPETPAGSASPTDIKRWRQYLADERAEARVYRELAQNRSGEERDILLALAEAEGRHEAHWLQLLGDHAGKPRQASLRSQLLGFLARHFGSVFVLALAQRAEGRSPYGSDPSATPAMVADEQIHEEVVRGLATRGRNRLAGSFRAAVFGANDGLVSNLSLVMGMAASGVGSQVVLLSGVAGLLAGALSMGAGEFISVRSQRELLAATRPTQITLSAAPRLDLEHNELLLVYLARGMSREAAEHRVAERTGLLDCDCDPSLSLQPELPDAEDQHEAVGTAWSAAASSFCFFASGAIIPIIPFVLGMTGVAALAVSAVLVGMALLLTGGVVGLLSGTSPTSRGFRQLAIGMGAAAVTYLLGMAFGAVVA
- a CDS encoding SDR family NAD(P)-dependent oxidoreductase, which gives rise to MTTTSFPAERTVVLTGAASARGIGRAAADRMASEGWSIAILDINAEDAKAAAAEIGSNRAVKAIGVGADVSDAASVDRAISEIEESLPPIVALANLAGISSPTTFMETTVEEWDKVFAINMRGTFIVSQRVLKGMIERKLGRIVSISSISAQRGGGTYSKVAYSASKAGIIGFTRALAREVGEFGVTVNAIAPGPIDTDIMGGTLTDERKAQMSEGIMMGRVGTREEVAALISFLLGQDSGYITAATYDINGGLQVS
- a CDS encoding matrixin family metalloprotease codes for the protein MEGPQPRQRRPRHAGRLGTPLRILRTAALTALIAAAAFTAAGLFYGDPRFVGLFQFRNSIAPDGQAAEQQPGVVAESVNADAPPPGLEEAESPLGTAEEPPSASDSFKFLATNDDGTPVGYSPCRPLHYVVNAGLAPAGAEDLVENAIGTISRATGIRFINDGPSTEAPAEERDPYQPETYGERWAPLLIAWTTPEAAPKLKGQVIGTGGSTHYSFDGGPKTFVTGSLDLDAPQIAGELERPQGSAYATAVILHELSHVMGLEHVDDPLQLMYPEIGTPDGLAAGDLNGLYQLGRTTCRKDL
- a CDS encoding LOG family protein, with the protein product MNAARSLRPSPRTLEVESLENFDRLVNAGVRSMRGWHAQSLDLRGRTAPLEAMDAQGAIFLGCTFEDGVEDSLRSRGALIFPKLETVPFNPYRGQLYSPQELYFGPPGGRYESTLDARIYQWSIRPGQRQRLDATLAAALHDHSIGDALDELTRSEVCRGRPMVGVMGGHTAGRGTPVFEEAALAGRLLTRSGRVVATGGGPGAMEAANMGAYLSELPDADFHAALAQLEAVPGFRPSVSAWARTAAAVVERYPDGSPSLGVPTWFYGHEPPNYFATHIAKYFANAIREAILLELCDGGVIFLPGSAGTLQEIFQDACENYYGASETVTPMVLVGREHWQRRYPAWPLLQSLASGSAMADRIFLVDTVEEALGIVAG
- a CDS encoding MFS transporter — protein: MMTSLSMRSAGLGELGDRTLRKVRRRVMPLIVLLYFVAYLDRNNVGFAKLTMSEDIGLSAAAYGLGAGIFFLGYALLEVPSNAGMYRFGARKWLARILITWGIFATAMALVNGESTYYIIRFLLGAAEAGFFPAILFYLTLWFPAAQRVTVLGIFILAQPVSNALGAPVSGLLLQMDGILGLQGWQWLYIIEGIPAILLGLLTPILMTDRPRDAKWLNTDEREWLATTMEAELAAKSKGGKHNFLAGLKDKRTLVYSALYFGLVCGIYGLGLWMPTIVAALGKFSTAEVGFIVFVPYAVAAVFVYFWSKRADRTGKRAWHTAVSMVLAGMGLLAAGYLLPVNPILALIALTVSAMGIYGAIAPFLSMPSAALTGAAAASGLALVNSLGNLGGFVAPYAVGMLKDATGNNQSGLLFLSFCLCVTAVATYLYARKRPEGDAALDPAVAAAAAVNVNPAKTRS